One region of Qipengyuania sp. SS22 genomic DNA includes:
- a CDS encoding LL-diaminopimelate aminotransferase produces the protein MSDEFYRIKRLPPYVIAEVNAMRHAARQAGRDIIDLGMGNPDHPPPQHVIDKLCEVAGKPSAHGYSQSKGIPGLRKAQANYYARRFEVELDPESEVVVTMGSKEGLSSMATAITAPGDVVLAPSPSYPIHTFGFIIAGATIRSVPTTPDEYYWKALDNAMAYTVPRPTVLVVNYPSNPTAETVDLAFYERLVAWARENKVWVLSDLAYSELYYDGKPTRSILEVPGAKDVAVEFTSMSKTYSMAGWRMGFAVGNPTLISALTRVKSYLDYGAFTPIQAAACAALNGPQDVVEDNRARYQHRRDVMVESFARAGWDIPSPPASMFAWAKLPPGFEEMGSLEFSKQLLEHADVAVAAGVGYGEEGEGHVRIAMVENEQRIRQAARNIKRFLAEHARR, from the coding sequence ATGTCCGACGAATTCTACCGTATCAAGCGCCTGCCGCCCTATGTCATCGCCGAAGTCAACGCGATGCGGCATGCGGCGCGGCAGGCGGGGCGCGACATCATCGATCTCGGTATGGGCAATCCCGACCATCCGCCGCCGCAGCATGTGATCGACAAATTGTGCGAAGTCGCCGGCAAGCCCAGCGCGCATGGCTATTCGCAATCGAAGGGGATCCCGGGCCTGCGCAAGGCCCAGGCCAATTACTACGCCCGCCGGTTCGAGGTCGAACTCGATCCCGAAAGCGAGGTGGTGGTGACGATGGGATCGAAGGAAGGCCTGTCGTCCATGGCCACCGCGATCACCGCGCCGGGCGATGTCGTGCTGGCGCCCAGCCCGTCCTATCCGATCCACACCTTCGGCTTCATCATTGCCGGGGCGACCATCCGCAGCGTGCCGACCACGCCCGACGAATATTACTGGAAGGCGCTCGACAACGCGATGGCCTACACCGTGCCGCGGCCGACGGTACTGGTGGTCAATTATCCCAGCAATCCCACCGCCGAGACGGTCGATCTCGCGTTTTACGAGCGGCTGGTCGCCTGGGCGCGCGAGAACAAGGTCTGGGTCCTGTCCGACCTGGCCTATTCGGAGCTCTATTACGACGGCAAGCCGACCCGCTCGATCCTCGAAGTGCCCGGCGCGAAGGATGTCGCGGTCGAGTTTACCTCGATGTCGAAAACCTATTCGATGGCCGGCTGGCGGATGGGCTTTGCGGTCGGCAACCCGACGCTGATTTCGGCGCTGACGCGGGTGAAGAGCTATCTCGACTACGGCGCCTTCACCCCGATCCAGGCGGCCGCCTGCGCCGCGCTCAACGGGCCGCAGGACGTGGTCGAGGACAACCGTGCGCGCTACCAGCACCGCCGCGACGTGATGGTCGAAAGCTTCGCCCGCGCAGGCTGGGATATTCCCTCGCCGCCCGCCAGCATGTTCGCCTGGGCCAAGCTGCCGCCGGGGTTCGAGGAAATGGGCAGTCTCGAATTTTCCAAGCAATTGCTCGAGCATGCCGATGTCGCGGTGGCGGCAGGCGTCGGCTATGGCGAGGAAGGCGAAGGCCATGTCCGCATCGCCATGGTCGAGAACGAGCAGCGCATCCGCCAGGCCGCGCGCAATATCAAGCGCTTCCTCGCCGAACACGCGCGCCGCTAG
- a CDS encoding phasin family protein — protein MAESPSKIDAAATVSTTKVAQAVDGDKAAPVNTAKVAKAVAKPAKAAPKKAAVKKAAPKKAVAKKAAPVKKPVAAPTSKAAPEKAAAAPTTPIPQLKETIMATAKNDTTTEYTAKAQELAADMQARVKSAYDKGTEMTKEAVAFQKGNLEALVESGKILAGGMQDMGRTCVEEAKSAAETTQDDVKKFAAIKSPTEMFQLQGEIARRNFDAMVSTTSKNTETMLKLVNEAFAPMSNRMSLAAEKVGKAA, from the coding sequence ATGGCCGAGAGTCCGAGCAAGATCGATGCCGCCGCCACGGTGAGCACCACGAAGGTCGCGCAGGCCGTCGATGGGGACAAGGCGGCCCCGGTGAATACCGCAAAGGTCGCCAAGGCGGTCGCGAAGCCCGCCAAAGCGGCGCCGAAGAAGGCCGCGGTGAAGAAAGCCGCACCGAAAAAGGCCGTCGCCAAGAAGGCCGCACCGGTGAAGAAGCCGGTCGCTGCCCCGACGTCCAAGGCTGCCCCCGAGAAGGCCGCTGCTGCCCCGACCACCCCGATCCCCCAGTTGAAGGAAACCATCATGGCCACCGCCAAGAACGACACCACCACCGAATACACCGCCAAAGCCCAGGAACTGGCTGCGGACATGCAGGCCCGCGTCAAGTCGGCCTATGACAAGGGCACCGAGATGACCAAGGAAGCTGTCGCGTTCCAGAAGGGCAATCTCGAAGCGCTCGTGGAATCGGGCAAAATCCTTGCCGGCGGCATGCAGGACATGGGCCGTACCTGTGTCGAGGAAGCCAAGTCGGCTGCCGAAACCACGCAGGACGATGTCAAGAAGTTCGCCGCGATCAAGTCGCCGACCGAAATGTTCCAGCTGCAGGGCGAGATTGCCCGCCGCAATTTCGACGCCATGGTCTCGACCACGTCGAAGAACACCGAGACCATGCTCAAGCTCGTCAACGAGGCGTTTGCCCCGATGTCGAACCGCATGAGCCTTGCTGCCGAAAAGGTCGGCAAGGCCGCCTGA
- a CDS encoding PHA/PHB synthase family protein — protein MTDDGPDPFTNMFEAPAKLARALFAPLTEATTGTALKPEDMQHWAEVGTKLQGMWLEYQTEQLGDPQTFAAYFDPARWMRMADDWYRQMPLADPARQQALMQEGMALWQQVLGQYGMSPEGQPVAEGEPDLPRSDRRFADPRWRAHPAYALIHQTYLFLAERVAEMVDRMEGLSDEKREQLRFTTRTITEAASPSNFPLLNPVVMERTLETRGDNLVRGMEHLLADLRRGQLSHTDDSAFTLGENIAVTPGKVVHETPLYQLIQYSPATDTVMETPLVIFPPWINRFYILDLNPKKSFVRWAVEQGVTVFMVSWKSADASMRDVVWDDYVRAQIDAIDHIRTRLGTPAVNAIGYCVAGTTLAATLALLHRRGEQDKVASATFFTAQVDFEKAGELLNFVDDPQLGVVKAMTADGYLDGRYMAATFNLLRGTDLIWNYVVNNYLLGENYPAFDLLHWNGDVTNLPAKWHEQYLRDLYRDNRLVEADALSVDGTPIDLGLVATPTYIQAGKEDHIAPAESVWRITEHFTGPLKFVLAGSGHIAGVVNPPEAQKYQYWTNDGTPRSLAEFREGATEHKGSWWPDWIDWLREQDGATVPAKGKRKPGGRGDTAIEDAPGRYVATR, from the coding sequence ATGACCGACGACGGCCCCGATCCTTTCACCAACATGTTCGAAGCCCCGGCCAAACTTGCGCGGGCGCTGTTCGCGCCGCTGACCGAAGCGACCACCGGCACGGCGCTGAAACCCGAAGACATGCAGCACTGGGCCGAAGTCGGGACGAAGCTGCAGGGCATGTGGCTCGAATACCAGACCGAGCAGCTGGGCGATCCGCAGACCTTCGCCGCCTATTTCGATCCGGCGCGCTGGATGCGCATGGCCGATGACTGGTACCGCCAGATGCCGCTCGCCGATCCGGCGCGGCAGCAGGCGCTGATGCAGGAAGGCATGGCGCTGTGGCAGCAAGTGCTCGGGCAATACGGGATGAGCCCCGAGGGGCAGCCGGTCGCCGAGGGCGAACCCGACTTGCCGCGTTCGGACCGCCGCTTCGCCGATCCGCGCTGGCGCGCGCATCCGGCCTATGCGCTGATCCACCAGACCTATCTGTTCCTTGCCGAACGGGTCGCCGAGATGGTCGACCGGATGGAAGGCCTGTCGGACGAGAAGCGCGAACAGCTGCGCTTCACCACCCGGACCATCACCGAGGCGGCGAGCCCGTCCAATTTCCCGCTGCTCAATCCCGTAGTGATGGAGCGGACGCTGGAGACGCGCGGCGACAATCTGGTGCGCGGCATGGAGCACCTGCTCGCCGACCTGCGGCGCGGGCAATTGAGCCATACCGATGACAGCGCCTTCACGCTGGGCGAGAACATCGCCGTGACGCCGGGCAAGGTCGTCCACGAAACCCCGCTCTACCAGCTGATCCAGTATTCGCCGGCCACCGACACGGTGATGGAAACGCCGCTGGTGATCTTCCCGCCGTGGATCAACCGCTTCTACATCCTCGACCTCAACCCCAAGAAGAGCTTCGTGCGCTGGGCAGTCGAACAGGGCGTGACCGTGTTCATGGTCAGCTGGAAATCGGCCGATGCCAGCATGCGCGACGTGGTGTGGGACGATTACGTCCGCGCGCAGATCGACGCGATCGACCATATCCGCACGCGGCTGGGCACCCCGGCGGTAAACGCCATCGGCTATTGCGTGGCGGGGACCACGCTGGCGGCCACGCTCGCGCTGCTCCACCGCCGCGGCGAGCAGGACAAGGTCGCCAGCGCCACCTTCTTCACCGCGCAGGTCGATTTCGAGAAGGCGGGCGAGCTGCTCAATTTCGTCGACGATCCGCAACTGGGTGTGGTCAAGGCGATGACCGCCGATGGCTATCTCGACGGGCGCTACATGGCGGCGACCTTCAACCTGCTGCGCGGCACCGATCTAATCTGGAACTACGTGGTCAACAATTACCTGCTGGGCGAGAACTACCCGGCCTTCGACCTGCTCCACTGGAACGGCGATGTGACCAACCTGCCCGCCAAGTGGCACGAGCAGTATCTGCGCGACCTCTATCGCGACAACCGGCTGGTCGAGGCGGATGCGCTGAGCGTCGACGGCACGCCGATCGATCTCGGGCTGGTTGCGACCCCGACCTATATCCAGGCAGGGAAGGAAGACCATATCGCCCCTGCCGAGAGCGTCTGGCGGATCACCGAGCATTTCACCGGCCCGCTCAAATTCGTGCTGGCCGGCTCGGGCCACATTGCCGGCGTGGTGAACCCGCCCGAAGCGCAGAAATACCAGTACTGGACCAATGACGGGACCCCGCGCAGCCTGGCCGAGTTTCGCGAAGGCGCCACCGAACACAAGGGCAGCTGGTGGCCCGACTGGATCGACTGGCTGCGCGAACAGGACGGCGCGACGGTGCCTGCCAAGGGTAAGCGCAAGCCGGGTGGCCGCGGGGACACCGCGATCGAAGACGCGCCCGGACGCTACGTCGCGACGCGCTGA